From a single Miscanthus floridulus cultivar M001 chromosome 8, ASM1932011v1, whole genome shotgun sequence genomic region:
- the LOC136471925 gene encoding uncharacterized protein, which produces MEINGMSARLPAMLLAMLLLLAIELASFGCCGHRIPRADVAAWRHGRVALVAAATTTTMAGARATPPSPAAARDAEAVLGESKRLVPQGSNPLHN; this is translated from the coding sequence ATGGAGATAAACGGCATGAGCGCACGGCTACCGGCCATGCTGCTGGCAATGCTTCTGCTGCTGGCGATCGAGCTCGCCTCCTTCGGCTGCTGCGGCCACAGGATTCCCCGAGCGGACGTGGCAGCGTGGAGGCACGGGCGGGTGGCgttggtggcggcggcgacgacgacgacgatggcagGCGCGCGCGCTACGCCCCCCTCCCCCGCGGCAGCCCGGGACGCCGAGGCGGTGCTCGGCGAGTCCAAGAGGCTGGTGCCGCAGGGCTCCAACCCGCTGCACAACTAG